The following coding sequences are from one Luteolibacter arcticus window:
- a CDS encoding ABC transporter permease gives MRLLFIMLRKELKGYFLNPFGWVVLVFVTAMQGAALSTAMKGFRDSPSQNSLVYSAYNTTLFWFWFLFIFPLITMRSFAEEERSGTLEGLLTAPVRTWQVVLSKYGAAMVFYTLLWIPSYLQFRMYEWVTDVPPAYSPGSMLGAYSILLLMGAAFTAIGCLASALTSSQIIAGLLTIGMLVIHYFLGYVTAIWGENFRAAPMFHYISSQEHLHYFTKGLLDTRPVVYYLSLAAFVLFLTYQVIDYRRWRR, from the coding sequence ATGCGACTTTTGTTCATCATGCTCCGCAAGGAGCTGAAGGGGTACTTCCTCAATCCCTTCGGCTGGGTGGTGCTCGTCTTCGTGACGGCCATGCAAGGCGCGGCACTCTCGACGGCGATGAAGGGCTTCCGCGACTCGCCCAGCCAAAACAGTCTCGTCTACTCGGCCTACAATACGACCCTGTTCTGGTTCTGGTTCCTGTTCATCTTCCCGCTGATCACCATGCGCTCCTTCGCCGAGGAGGAACGCAGCGGCACCTTGGAAGGCCTGCTGACCGCCCCGGTCCGCACCTGGCAGGTGGTGCTTTCGAAATACGGCGCGGCGATGGTCTTCTACACCCTGCTGTGGATCCCCAGCTACCTGCAGTTCCGGATGTACGAGTGGGTGACCGATGTCCCGCCGGCCTACTCACCGGGCTCGATGCTCGGGGCCTACTCGATCCTGCTGCTGATGGGCGCGGCCTTCACCGCGATCGGCTGCCTGGCCTCGGCCCTGACCTCCAGCCAGATCATCGCCGGTCTGCTCACCATCGGCATGCTGGTGATCCACTATTTCCTCGGCTACGTGACCGCGATCTGGGGCGAGAATTTCAGGGCCGCGCCGATGTTCCACTACATCTCCAGCCAGGAGCACCTGCACTACTTCACCAAGGGCCTGCTGGATACCCGGCCGGTGGTCTATTACCTGAGCCTCGCGGCCTTCGTCCTCTTCCTCACCTATCAGGTGATCGATTACCGCCGCTGGCGCCGCTAA